One Prunus dulcis chromosome 8, ALMONDv2, whole genome shotgun sequence DNA window includes the following coding sequences:
- the LOC117638728 gene encoding 3-ketoacyl-CoA thiolase 2, peroxisomal isoform X1 translates to MEKAHNRQRVLLQHLLPNSSFSAAPPETHQSAALSASICAAGDSAAYHRTAAFGDDVVIVAAYRTAICKAKRGGFKDTSPDDLLAPVLKALIERTNLNPSEVGDIVVGTVMAPGSLRATECRMAAFYAGFPDTVPIRTVNRQCSSGLQAVADVAASIKAGFYEIGVAAGLESMSVDKLGRMNKINPKVDTFAQARDCLLPMGITSENVAQRYGVTRQEQDKAAVESHSRAAAATASGKFQDEIVPVSTKIVDPKTGEERPVTISVDDGIRPNANMNDLAKLKPAFKADGSTTAGNASQVSDGAGAVLLMKRSLAMQKGLPILGVFRGFAAVGVDPAVMGIGPAAAIPVAVKSAGLELDDIDLFEINEAFASQYVYCCKKLELDPEKVNVNGGAIALGHPLGATGARCVATLLNEMKRRGKDHRFGVISMCIGSGMGAAAVFERGDSVDKLCNVRTVERNNLLSNDAR, encoded by the exons atggagaaagCGCATAACAGACAGCGTGTTCTGCTTCAGCATCTGTTGCccaattcttctttttccgCTGCTCCTCCTGAAACCCATCAATCTGCTGCCCTGTCT GCTTCAATATGTGCTGCTGGGGATAGTGCTGCGTACCACAGAACAGCTGCTTTTGGAGACGATGTAGTGATTGTGGC AGCCTACCGTACTGCCATTTGCAAAGCAAAGCGAGGAGGCTTTAAGGATACTTCACCTGATGATTTACTGGCTCCTGTTTTAAAG GCACTAATTGAGAGGACAAATTTGAACCCAAGTGAAGTAGGGGATATAGTTGTTGGTACGGTTATGGCACCTGGCTCACTTAGAGCAACTGAATGCAGGATGGCTGCATTTTATGCTGGTTTCCCTG ATACGGTTCCCATCAGAACCGTCAACAGGCAATGTTCATCAGGCCTTCAGGCAGTTGCTGATGTAGCTGCTTCTATAAAAGCCGGATTCTATGAAATTG GTGTTGCAGCTGGATTGGAGTCCATGTCAGTTGATAAACTTGGCAGGATGAACAAAATTAACCCTAAA GTAGATACCTTTGCACAAGCCCGTGACTGTCTTCTTCCCATGGGTATTACCTCTGAAAATGTTGCACAGCGATATGGTGTGACACGGCAGGAGCAAGACAAAGCTGCT GTTGAATCACATAGCCGTGCTGCTGCAGCAACAGCATCAGGCAAATTCCAAGATGAAATTGTCCCTGTATCTACTAAG ATTGTGGATCCGAAAACAGGAGAGGAGAGGCCTGTTACAATTTCTGTGGATGATGGGATCCGGCCAAATGCAAACATGAATGATTTGGCAAAGCTGAAGCCTGCATTTAAAGCAGATGGGTCTACAACTGCAG GAAATGCTAGCCAGGTGAGTGATGGTGCTGGAGCAGTTCTCCTCATGAAGAGAAGTTTAGCTATGCAGAAGGGGCTTCCTATTCTTGGTGTTTTCAG GGGTTTTGCTGCTGTTGGTGTTGACCCCGCTGTCATGGGAATAGGTCCAGCTGCTGCAATTCCAGTTGCGGTGAAATCTGCTGGTCTGGAGCTTGATGATATTGATCTATTTGAGATAAATGAG GCATTTGCATCTCAATATGTATATTGTTGCAAGAAATTGGAGCTTGATCCTGAAAAAGTCAATGTTAATGGAGGCGCTATTGCTCTAGGGCATCCTTTAGGCGCTACAG GTGCTCGCTGTGTTGCAACTCTATTGAATGAGATGAAGCGTCGTGGCAAGGATCACCGCTTTGGTGTGATATCCATGTGCAtag GCTCCGGTATGGGGGCTGCTGCAGTTTTTGAGAGAGGGGACTCAGTTGATAAGCTGTGCAACGTTAGAACAGTTGAAAGGAACAATCTTTTATCAAATGATGCTAGGTAG
- the LOC117638728 gene encoding 3-ketoacyl-CoA thiolase 2, peroxisomal isoform X2: MEKAHNRQRVLLQHLLPNSSFSAAPPETHQSAALSASICAAGDSAAYHRTAAFGDDVVIVAAYRTAICKAKRGGFKDTSPDDLLAPVLKALIERTNLNPSEVGDIVVGTVMAPGSLRATECRMAAFYAGFPDTVPIRTVNRQCSSGLQAVADVAASIKAGFYEIGVAAGLESMSVDKLGRMNKINPKVDTFAQARDCLLPMGITSENVAQRYGVTRQEQDKAAVESHSRAAAATASGKFQDEIVPVSTKIVDPKTGEERPVTISVDDGIRPNANMNDLAKLKPAFKADGSTTAGNASQVSDGAGAVLLMKRSLAMQKGLPILGVFRGFAAVGVDPAVMGIGPAAAIPVAVKSAGLELDDIDLFEINEAFASQYVYCCKKLELDPEKVNVNGGAIALGHPLGATGDWFDGHKANHSEDGRRK; this comes from the exons atggagaaagCGCATAACAGACAGCGTGTTCTGCTTCAGCATCTGTTGCccaattcttctttttccgCTGCTCCTCCTGAAACCCATCAATCTGCTGCCCTGTCT GCTTCAATATGTGCTGCTGGGGATAGTGCTGCGTACCACAGAACAGCTGCTTTTGGAGACGATGTAGTGATTGTGGC AGCCTACCGTACTGCCATTTGCAAAGCAAAGCGAGGAGGCTTTAAGGATACTTCACCTGATGATTTACTGGCTCCTGTTTTAAAG GCACTAATTGAGAGGACAAATTTGAACCCAAGTGAAGTAGGGGATATAGTTGTTGGTACGGTTATGGCACCTGGCTCACTTAGAGCAACTGAATGCAGGATGGCTGCATTTTATGCTGGTTTCCCTG ATACGGTTCCCATCAGAACCGTCAACAGGCAATGTTCATCAGGCCTTCAGGCAGTTGCTGATGTAGCTGCTTCTATAAAAGCCGGATTCTATGAAATTG GTGTTGCAGCTGGATTGGAGTCCATGTCAGTTGATAAACTTGGCAGGATGAACAAAATTAACCCTAAA GTAGATACCTTTGCACAAGCCCGTGACTGTCTTCTTCCCATGGGTATTACCTCTGAAAATGTTGCACAGCGATATGGTGTGACACGGCAGGAGCAAGACAAAGCTGCT GTTGAATCACATAGCCGTGCTGCTGCAGCAACAGCATCAGGCAAATTCCAAGATGAAATTGTCCCTGTATCTACTAAG ATTGTGGATCCGAAAACAGGAGAGGAGAGGCCTGTTACAATTTCTGTGGATGATGGGATCCGGCCAAATGCAAACATGAATGATTTGGCAAAGCTGAAGCCTGCATTTAAAGCAGATGGGTCTACAACTGCAG GAAATGCTAGCCAGGTGAGTGATGGTGCTGGAGCAGTTCTCCTCATGAAGAGAAGTTTAGCTATGCAGAAGGGGCTTCCTATTCTTGGTGTTTTCAG GGGTTTTGCTGCTGTTGGTGTTGACCCCGCTGTCATGGGAATAGGTCCAGCTGCTGCAATTCCAGTTGCGGTGAAATCTGCTGGTCTGGAGCTTGATGATATTGATCTATTTGAGATAAATGAG GCATTTGCATCTCAATATGTATATTGTTGCAAGAAATTGGAGCTTGATCCTGAAAAAGTCAATGTTAATGGAGGCGCTATTGCTCTAGGGCATCCTTTAGGCGCTACAG GAGACTGGTTTGATGGTCATAAAGCAAATCACTCAGAAGATGGacgaagaaaataa